A genomic window from Microbacterium sp. ET2 includes:
- the yicI gene encoding alpha-xylosidase gives MKFTDGFWQLRPGVTALYAAEAYDIRQTDDGVDGAALEITAPTQVIARRGDVLNRTTLTTTLSSPIEGVIRVRIAHHVGGRWHGGFALPGAEERGVGAGLADASAGTLTSGPLTVRIAPGAPWSLSFDVDGDRVTGSGHKAQAFVRLGADAAVEHGIVGNARAETGVPPERTFIHEQLDLGVGETIYGLGERFGPLVKNGQTIDVWNADGGTSSEQAYKNVPFYLSSRGYGVLVNDPGHVSFEVGSEAVERVQFSVPGEVLEYFVFAGPTPKEVLTRYTALTGRAPVVPAWSYGPWLSTSFTTDYDEETVTSFIEGMAERDIPLSVFHFDCFWMREFNWCDFEWDPRVFPDPDGMLRRLHDRGLKVSVWINPYIAQRSPLFAEAAAADYLVQRGDGSVWQWDLWQAGMGLVDFTNPAAVRWYQDKLRGLLAQGVDCFKTDFGERIPTDVVWHDGSDPARMHNLYAQLYNRAVHDVLVAERGEGDAVLFARSATAGGQTMPVHWGGDNTSTFPSMAESLRGGLSLAMSGFAHWSHDIGGFEGTPDPAVFKRWVAFGLLSSHSRFHGSDSYRVPWAFDDEAVEITRRFAKLKMQLMPYLFQVGIDAAGTGAPIMRPMQLEFPDDPAVAYLDRQYLLGPDLLVAPVFSETGEVEFYLPAGEWTSLLTGERVTGGGWRREVHGFDSLPLYARPGAVIPWGARDDRPDYDYHDGLAVRVFPGGTGSREVTVTAPDGTARTYSVDLSEVTG, from the coding sequence ATGAAGTTCACCGACGGGTTCTGGCAGCTGCGCCCCGGCGTCACCGCCCTCTACGCCGCGGAGGCGTACGACATCCGGCAGACGGATGACGGCGTCGACGGCGCCGCACTCGAGATCACCGCCCCCACGCAGGTGATCGCCCGGCGGGGCGACGTGCTCAACCGGACGACGCTGACCACGACTCTGTCGTCGCCGATCGAGGGCGTCATCCGGGTGCGGATCGCACACCATGTCGGCGGCCGCTGGCACGGCGGCTTCGCGCTGCCTGGCGCGGAGGAGCGGGGTGTCGGCGCCGGCCTCGCCGACGCGTCCGCCGGCACGCTGACCAGCGGGCCGCTCACCGTGCGGATCGCCCCGGGCGCGCCGTGGTCGCTGTCGTTCGACGTCGACGGCGACCGGGTGACCGGAAGCGGACACAAGGCGCAGGCCTTCGTGCGCCTCGGCGCAGACGCCGCCGTCGAGCACGGCATCGTCGGGAACGCCCGTGCCGAGACGGGTGTGCCGCCCGAGCGGACCTTCATCCACGAGCAGCTCGACCTGGGGGTCGGCGAGACCATCTACGGTCTGGGCGAGCGTTTCGGACCGCTGGTGAAGAACGGACAGACCATCGACGTCTGGAACGCCGACGGCGGCACCTCGAGCGAGCAGGCCTACAAGAACGTGCCGTTCTACCTGTCCTCGCGCGGATACGGGGTGCTCGTCAACGACCCCGGTCACGTCTCGTTCGAGGTCGGCTCGGAAGCCGTGGAGCGGGTGCAGTTCAGCGTGCCCGGCGAGGTGCTGGAGTACTTCGTGTTCGCAGGCCCGACGCCCAAGGAAGTGCTGACCCGGTACACCGCCCTCACCGGGCGCGCCCCCGTCGTGCCCGCCTGGTCGTACGGCCCGTGGTTGTCGACGTCGTTCACGACCGACTACGACGAGGAGACCGTCACGTCGTTCATCGAGGGGATGGCCGAGCGCGACATCCCGCTGTCGGTGTTCCACTTCGACTGCTTCTGGATGCGCGAGTTCAACTGGTGCGACTTCGAGTGGGACCCCCGTGTCTTCCCCGACCCGGACGGCATGCTCCGGCGCCTTCACGATCGGGGGCTGAAGGTCTCGGTGTGGATCAACCCCTACATCGCCCAGCGCTCGCCGCTGTTCGCCGAGGCTGCCGCCGCCGACTACCTCGTGCAGCGCGGCGACGGGTCTGTGTGGCAGTGGGACCTCTGGCAGGCGGGGATGGGGCTGGTCGACTTCACCAACCCCGCAGCCGTGCGCTGGTACCAGGACAAGCTCCGCGGGCTGCTCGCGCAGGGCGTCGACTGCTTCAAGACCGACTTCGGCGAGCGCATCCCCACCGACGTCGTCTGGCACGACGGCTCGGACCCCGCACGCATGCACAACCTCTACGCGCAGCTGTACAACCGTGCCGTGCACGACGTGCTCGTCGCCGAGCGCGGCGAGGGTGACGCGGTGCTGTTCGCGCGCTCGGCTACCGCCGGGGGTCAGACGATGCCCGTCCACTGGGGCGGCGACAACACCTCGACCTTCCCCTCGATGGCCGAGAGCCTCCGGGGCGGCCTGTCGTTGGCGATGAGCGGGTTCGCGCACTGGAGCCACGACATCGGCGGGTTCGAGGGCACTCCCGATCCGGCGGTGTTCAAGCGGTGGGTGGCCTTCGGTCTGCTCTCGAGCCACAGCCGCTTCCACGGCTCGGACTCGTATCGGGTGCCGTGGGCGTTCGACGACGAGGCCGTCGAGATCACGCGCCGCTTCGCGAAGCTGAAGATGCAGCTCATGCCGTACCTGTTCCAGGTGGGTATCGACGCGGCCGGCACCGGAGCGCCGATCATGCGTCCGATGCAACTGGAGTTCCCGGATGACCCGGCGGTCGCCTACCTCGACCGGCAATACCTTCTCGGGCCTGACCTGCTGGTCGCCCCGGTCTTCTCCGAGACCGGGGAGGTGGAGTTCTATCTGCCGGCAGGCGAGTGGACGAGCCTCCTCACCGGCGAGAGGGTGACCGGCGGTGGATGGCGCCGCGAGGTGCACGGCTTCGACAGCCTGCCGCTCTACGCCCGGCCGGGCGCGGTCATCCCGTGGGGTGCGCGCGACGACCGACCCGACTACGACTACCACGACGGGCTCGCCGTTCGGGTGTTCCCCGGAGGGACCGGGTCGCGTGAGGTGACGGTGACGGCTCCCGACGGGACGGCCCGCACCTATAGCGTTGACCTGTCGGAAGTGACCGGATGA
- a CDS encoding carbohydrate ABC transporter permease — translation MATTVAVTTARNSGRRSGRPPKPRGGMTRKNGVDWLMLAFAIVAAILIAAPFYLILINSFKSPADYSTGGPLALPSAIYLDGIAAFWERVNFPQKVWNSVFISGTVAILAVLISVLNAFAIGIGRIRGRSWIVLLFLLANLLPQEALLYPLYYMFREVGLYNNVWSVIIVFTVIQAAFGTYLLSAVYGTFPKEVLEAAAIDGASRWQILWRVIFPISRPTLSVLLIFFFIWTWNEFLIPLTFLVSNENQTVPVAISLLQGERLMDVTTTSASALLGLIPTLLFFLIFQRTLTRGITAGAVK, via the coding sequence ATGGCCACGACCGTCGCCGTGACAACGGCCCGCAACTCCGGGCGCCGCTCCGGCCGTCCGCCGAAGCCCCGGGGCGGCATGACCCGCAAGAACGGCGTCGACTGGCTGATGCTCGCCTTCGCGATCGTCGCTGCGATCCTCATCGCCGCGCCGTTCTACCTGATCCTGATCAACTCGTTCAAGTCGCCCGCCGACTACTCCACAGGCGGTCCGCTCGCCCTCCCTTCGGCGATCTACCTCGACGGGATCGCCGCCTTCTGGGAGCGGGTCAACTTCCCCCAGAAGGTCTGGAACTCGGTGTTCATCTCGGGCACCGTCGCGATCCTCGCGGTGCTCATCTCGGTGCTGAACGCGTTCGCGATCGGCATCGGGCGCATCCGCGGCCGCTCCTGGATCGTGCTGCTGTTCCTCCTGGCGAACCTTCTGCCGCAGGAGGCGCTGCTCTACCCGCTCTACTACATGTTCCGAGAGGTCGGGCTGTATAACAACGTGTGGTCGGTGATCATCGTCTTCACCGTCATCCAGGCCGCCTTCGGCACATACCTGCTCTCGGCCGTCTACGGCACCTTCCCGAAGGAGGTGCTCGAGGCCGCCGCGATCGACGGCGCGAGCCGCTGGCAGATCCTGTGGCGCGTGATCTTCCCGATCAGCCGTCCGACGCTCTCGGTGCTGCTCATCTTCTTCTTCATCTGGACCTGGAACGAGTTCCTCATCCCGCTCACCTTCCTCGTCTCCAATGAGAACCAGACGGTGCCGGTCGCGATCAGCCTGCTCCAGGGGGAGCGGCTGATGGATGTCACGACGACCAGCGCCTCCGCCCTCCTCGGCCTCATCCCCACCCTCCTCTTCTTCCTCATCTTCCAGCGCACCCTCACCCGGGGCATCACGGCAGGAGCAGTCAAGTAA
- a CDS encoding carbohydrate ABC transporter permease has product MSAVPFVRAPRTKLPPEEPLIPQRRGGGTAGYWLYLIPGLVLVTVIVVVPLVWNIYLSFTDWRGIRPPEFIGLENWIELFGDATFWTSFVNSIWMIVAMVIFPTLIGLVLAALLFDVIGRKYGGRLASFLRATYYLPQILPAAIAGIVIGWILRPQDGALNTILESIGLGFLARNWLGSPDTALASIMVVLVWIQIGYPVVVFMAALQRVDPELYEAAELDGANWFQRFQAITVSIIRPEIYVVTLTCTIAALKVFGPVYVLTRGGPGDSTIVPAYYAYSEFFQSQQVGYGATIATALTVVIAVVSILFIRAQNAAERKERAGL; this is encoded by the coding sequence ATGTCCGCTGTCCCCTTCGTCCGCGCTCCGCGGACCAAGCTCCCCCCGGAGGAGCCGCTGATTCCGCAACGGCGGGGTGGTGGCACCGCCGGCTACTGGCTCTACCTCATCCCGGGCCTGGTGCTGGTCACCGTCATCGTCGTGGTGCCGCTGGTGTGGAACATCTACCTCAGCTTCACCGACTGGCGTGGCATCCGTCCGCCGGAGTTCATCGGCCTCGAGAATTGGATCGAACTGTTCGGCGACGCGACCTTCTGGACGTCGTTCGTCAACAGCATCTGGATGATCGTGGCGATGGTCATCTTCCCGACCCTCATCGGCCTCGTCCTGGCGGCCCTGCTGTTCGATGTGATCGGCCGCAAGTACGGCGGGCGCCTCGCGAGCTTCCTCCGCGCGACCTACTACCTGCCGCAGATCCTTCCGGCGGCGATCGCCGGCATCGTGATCGGCTGGATCCTCCGTCCGCAGGACGGCGCGCTGAACACCATCCTCGAGAGCATCGGCCTCGGCTTCCTCGCCCGCAACTGGCTCGGGTCTCCCGACACGGCGCTCGCGAGCATCATGGTGGTGCTCGTCTGGATCCAGATCGGATACCCCGTCGTGGTCTTCATGGCAGCGCTCCAGCGGGTCGACCCCGAGCTCTACGAAGCCGCCGAGCTCGACGGCGCCAACTGGTTCCAGCGGTTCCAGGCGATCACCGTCAGCATCATCCGCCCCGAGATCTACGTCGTCACCCTCACCTGCACGATCGCGGCGCTGAAGGTCTTCGGCCCCGTGTACGTACTGACTCGCGGCGGCCCCGGTGACTCGACCATCGTGCCGGCGTACTACGCCTACAGCGAGTTCTTCCAGTCGCAGCAGGTCGGCTACGGCGCCACCATCGCCACCGCCTTGACGGTCGTGATCGCCGTCGTGTCGATCCTCTTCATCCGCGCGCAGAACGCCGCGGAGCGCAAAGAAAGGGCGGGACTGTGA
- a CDS encoding ABC transporter substrate-binding protein, translating to MARITRKTTARAATAAGALAATALVLSACAGGSGGESDDTLTLWHYEGENSAMGIAWDEAIRIFEEETGATVEFEERSFEQIRSTASQVLNSDEAPDLMEFNKGNATAGFLASQGLISDITEAVEEYGWDDQLAPALQTTARYTEEGVMGSGAWYGVPNYGEFVTVYYNKDAFAEAGLEVPTTYDEFIAVLDAFVAQGVTPLAEGGLEYPLGQLWYQLALSQADRQFVNDYQLYENPVDWSGEEITYATETLKEYLDAGYFSPDVTGIAAEDAGLSFINGTSPIFVSGSWWYGRFVDEITDFEFGVFPFPGSDLSLGSSGNIWVVPERAANKELAYEFIDITMRPEVQALIGNNGGLPVAADEADITDEKSLELIQAFNAVNEADGLSFYPDWPTPTFYDALVAELQELVNGTKTPAEVQQSLGEEYDSYVADFR from the coding sequence ATGGCACGCATCACACGCAAGACGACCGCGCGGGCGGCCACGGCCGCAGGAGCGCTCGCCGCGACCGCGCTCGTCCTCTCCGCCTGCGCGGGAGGATCGGGCGGCGAATCCGACGACACCCTGACCCTCTGGCACTACGAGGGTGAGAACAGCGCCATGGGCATCGCCTGGGACGAGGCGATCCGCATCTTCGAGGAGGAGACCGGGGCGACGGTCGAATTCGAGGAGCGCAGCTTCGAGCAGATCCGCTCCACCGCCAGCCAGGTCCTGAACTCCGACGAGGCGCCTGACCTCATGGAGTTCAACAAGGGCAACGCCACGGCCGGGTTCCTGGCCAGCCAGGGGCTCATCTCCGACATCACCGAGGCGGTCGAGGAGTACGGCTGGGACGACCAGCTCGCTCCGGCGCTGCAGACCACCGCGCGCTACACCGAAGAGGGCGTGATGGGGTCGGGCGCCTGGTACGGGGTCCCCAACTACGGCGAGTTCGTGACCGTCTACTACAACAAGGATGCCTTCGCCGAGGCGGGGCTCGAAGTGCCGACGACCTACGACGAGTTCATCGCGGTGCTCGACGCGTTCGTCGCGCAGGGCGTCACGCCGCTCGCCGAGGGTGGACTGGAATACCCGCTCGGACAGCTCTGGTACCAGCTCGCGCTCAGCCAGGCCGACCGCCAGTTCGTCAACGACTATCAGCTGTACGAGAACCCGGTCGACTGGAGCGGTGAGGAGATCACCTACGCGACCGAGACGCTGAAGGAATACCTCGACGCGGGCTACTTCTCGCCCGATGTGACGGGTATCGCCGCAGAGGATGCGGGCCTGTCGTTCATCAACGGCACCTCGCCGATCTTCGTCTCCGGCAGCTGGTGGTACGGACGCTTCGTCGACGAGATCACCGATTTCGAGTTCGGCGTCTTCCCGTTCCCGGGCAGCGACCTCAGCCTCGGCTCATCGGGGAACATCTGGGTCGTGCCCGAGCGCGCGGCCAACAAGGAGCTCGCCTACGAGTTCATCGACATCACGATGCGCCCCGAGGTGCAGGCGCTGATCGGCAACAACGGCGGGCTCCCCGTCGCCGCCGACGAGGCCGACATCACCGACGAGAAGAGCCTCGAGCTGATCCAGGCCTTCAACGCCGTCAACGAGGCCGATGGTCTGTCGTTCTATCCCGACTGGCCGACGCCCACCTTCTACGACGCCCTCGTCGCAGAGCTGCAGGAGCTCGTCAACGGCACGAAGACGCCCGCCGAGGTGCAGCAGTCGCTCGGCGAGGAGTACGACTCCTACGTGGCGGACTTCCGCTGA
- a CDS encoding LacI family DNA-binding transcriptional regulator: MAKIDEVAKAAGVSISTVSYALSGKRPVSADTRRRIEEAVERLGYSPNAGARMLAGRRTRIFALTEPLRKDTHAPTHMAFVLATAVAARRNDYDVLLLTDEDAQAGMRRVASNRLVDAILVLDVAPDDPRVALAREIETPTVFIGVPNDNDGLVCVDLDFEAAAREAVTRMARAGHTHIGLVGQPEVSYSRSNFPPRVRDEFLAASGMFGVTTEFRATGHEHATDATVRAATRGLLDAGVTALVLHCPEESHRAVLAELAERGLRVPDDISVVSVAPTFDTAALPRPLDALPLVPQASCDLAVDLALTFFDGDRPAPGIRLIPPAYLDHGSLARVPDAPAPVVAGSAVA; encoded by the coding sequence ATGGCGAAGATCGATGAGGTGGCCAAGGCCGCCGGCGTCTCGATCAGCACCGTGTCCTACGCCCTCAGCGGCAAGCGACCGGTCTCGGCCGACACGCGGCGGCGGATCGAAGAGGCGGTGGAGCGCCTGGGGTACAGCCCGAACGCCGGTGCCCGCATGCTCGCAGGTCGCCGCACCCGCATCTTCGCGCTGACCGAGCCGCTGCGGAAGGACACTCACGCGCCGACCCACATGGCGTTCGTGCTCGCGACCGCCGTGGCCGCGCGCCGCAACGACTACGACGTTCTGCTCCTCACCGACGAGGACGCGCAGGCGGGCATGCGCCGAGTCGCCTCGAATCGCCTGGTTGATGCGATCCTCGTGCTCGATGTCGCCCCCGACGACCCGCGCGTCGCGCTCGCGCGCGAGATCGAGACGCCGACGGTCTTCATCGGCGTGCCGAACGACAACGACGGTCTCGTCTGCGTCGACCTCGATTTCGAAGCGGCGGCGCGCGAGGCCGTGACCCGGATGGCGCGGGCCGGCCACACACACATTGGACTCGTGGGCCAGCCCGAGGTGTCGTACTCGCGCTCGAACTTCCCCCCGCGGGTGCGCGACGAGTTCCTCGCGGCATCCGGGATGTTCGGCGTCACCACCGAGTTCCGCGCGACGGGGCACGAGCACGCCACCGACGCGACCGTGCGCGCGGCGACCAGGGGGCTCCTCGACGCCGGGGTCACCGCGCTCGTGCTGCACTGCCCCGAGGAGTCGCATCGCGCGGTGCTCGCCGAGCTCGCCGAGCGTGGACTGCGCGTGCCCGACGACATCTCGGTCGTCTCCGTCGCGCCGACCTTCGACACCGCCGCGCTCCCGCGCCCCCTCGACGCTCTGCCGCTCGTCCCGCAGGCCTCCTGCGACCTCGCCGTCGACCTCGCTCTGACGTTCTTCGACGGGGACCGCCCGGCCCCCGGCATCCGCTTGATTCCGCCCGCCTATCTGGACCACGGCTCGCTCGCGCGGGTTCCCGACGCCCCGGCGCCGGTCGTGGCCGGTTCCGCCGTCGCCTGA
- a CDS encoding winged helix-turn-helix domain-containing protein — protein MSTTALLDRPAPARHLRAVPRIAEDTPAASSQAPAPQATASAPQRHLPPGTAPRGFALYVGVDEAKAQASGVSLPVLVDALRRTLAELAPDAETYATVALAPVGAGGRDVDVVRLALQEPAAVARTKPEEPEEDDDTARGVVVDISRKRVLIDGESAALTFKEFELLQYLVLREGRTIERAELVSSLWQGAEEQDAPGERTIDVHVRRLRAKLGRYEDIVRTVRGVGYRFDRHADVVIRFGHGTPSPDRF, from the coding sequence ATGTCGACCACCGCCCTTCTCGACCGTCCCGCCCCCGCCCGTCACCTGCGCGCCGTTCCGCGTATCGCCGAGGACACCCCCGCGGCCTCGTCGCAGGCCCCGGCCCCGCAGGCCACCGCTTCCGCGCCGCAGCGCCACCTCCCCCCCGGCACCGCGCCCCGTGGCTTCGCCCTCTACGTCGGCGTCGACGAGGCGAAGGCCCAGGCCTCGGGCGTGAGCCTCCCCGTCCTCGTCGACGCCCTGCGCCGCACCCTCGCCGAGCTCGCCCCGGACGCCGAGACCTACGCGACCGTCGCCCTCGCGCCCGTCGGCGCCGGCGGCCGCGACGTCGACGTGGTGCGCCTCGCGCTCCAGGAGCCCGCCGCCGTCGCGCGCACGAAGCCCGAGGAGCCCGAGGAGGACGACGACACCGCCCGCGGTGTGGTGGTCGACATCTCGCGCAAGCGCGTGCTCATCGACGGCGAATCGGCGGCGCTGACCTTCAAGGAGTTCGAGCTGCTGCAGTACCTCGTCCTGCGCGAGGGTCGCACGATCGAACGCGCCGAGCTGGTGTCCTCCCTCTGGCAGGGTGCAGAGGAGCAGGATGCCCCGGGCGAGCGCACCATCGACGTGCACGTCCGGCGCCTGCGCGCGAAGCTCGGGCGCTACGAGGACATCGTCCGCACCGTCCGCGGCGTCGGCTACCGCTTCGACCGTCACGCCGACGTCGTCATCCGCTTCGGCCACGGGACGCCCTCGCCCGACCGCTTCTGA
- a CDS encoding GNAT family N-acetyltransferase has translation MSTAVRIRPYRSDDAAATLEVFLDAVTVTAAADYSPEQIAAWARPEERTVAEWDAGRRSRSTYVALVDGEVAGFSDVDPSGYVDMMFVASRFAGRGVATALLAAMEEKARALGATRVSADVSITARRFFARRGFIVHAEQHPVRAGVELINFRMVKTLRGSPPD, from the coding sequence GTGAGCACTGCCGTGCGGATCCGTCCGTACCGCAGCGACGACGCGGCCGCCACGCTCGAGGTCTTCCTCGATGCCGTGACCGTGACCGCGGCGGCGGACTACTCTCCGGAGCAGATCGCGGCGTGGGCCCGGCCGGAGGAACGAACCGTCGCCGAGTGGGACGCCGGCAGGCGGAGCCGCAGCACATACGTCGCGCTCGTCGACGGCGAGGTCGCCGGATTCTCCGACGTGGATCCGAGCGGGTACGTGGACATGATGTTCGTGGCGTCCCGCTTCGCGGGCCGAGGAGTGGCCACAGCGCTTCTCGCGGCGATGGAAGAGAAGGCGCGGGCGCTCGGCGCGACTCGGGTCTCCGCCGACGTGAGCATCACTGCGCGACGGTTCTTCGCGCGACGGGGCTTCATCGTCCACGCAGAGCAGCACCCCGTGAGGGCAGGAGTGGAGCTGATCAACTTCCGCATGGTGAAGACCCTCCGCGGGAGCCCGCCGGACTGA
- a CDS encoding polysaccharide pyruvyl transferase family protein, giving the protein MDVLTIGDVGVLGGVIHIGDEAMFEVAAVELSARGGRVVGVSSAPEESTERYGLGAVGRLGFTGLERAVARERASLLRAAAAGEAELAPGDPAREALDALGDASGVLIAGGGNLASRWPVHVYERTTLAAMAHARGLPVVVSGQTFGPDLDVEDAERICVMTREAAWTGVREHDSAALARSWGARVHAGVDDASFLAGGAEAPTEPYVLVSLSGWFAGRPADVVEAGIARLLDAASDTVGPVIFHAHFGPVSAGAEPVGDAALHERVRERMTRESRVLPSGDSRGAAALARRARLLVTSRYHPAVFAAPAGVPIVGLAADDYTRIKLGGALGHWGQTGVVDLDDLGGAAERLRELHARRGEIAEAASARFDAHRADAVRWWDTVAESLQ; this is encoded by the coding sequence GTGGACGTACTGACCATCGGCGATGTCGGGGTGCTCGGCGGCGTCATCCACATCGGTGACGAGGCGATGTTCGAGGTTGCAGCCGTCGAGCTCTCCGCCCGCGGTGGACGCGTGGTCGGGGTTTCCTCGGCGCCGGAGGAGTCGACGGAACGCTACGGACTGGGCGCCGTCGGTCGCCTCGGCTTCACCGGGCTCGAACGTGCCGTGGCACGCGAGCGTGCGTCGCTCCTCCGCGCCGCGGCGGCCGGTGAGGCCGAGCTGGCGCCGGGTGACCCCGCTCGCGAAGCGCTCGACGCGCTGGGCGATGCCTCCGGCGTGCTCATCGCCGGCGGTGGCAACCTCGCCTCACGCTGGCCGGTTCACGTGTACGAGCGGACCACCCTCGCGGCGATGGCCCACGCGCGGGGGCTGCCGGTCGTCGTGAGCGGCCAGACCTTCGGGCCCGACCTCGATGTCGAGGACGCCGAGCGCATCTGCGTCATGACCCGCGAGGCCGCCTGGACGGGCGTGCGCGAGCACGATTCCGCCGCTCTCGCCCGGTCGTGGGGGGCACGTGTTCACGCCGGGGTCGACGACGCCTCCTTCCTCGCCGGCGGCGCGGAGGCGCCGACCGAGCCGTATGTTCTGGTGAGTCTGTCGGGGTGGTTCGCAGGACGGCCCGCCGACGTCGTCGAGGCCGGGATCGCGCGGTTGCTGGATGCGGCCTCGGACACCGTCGGACCCGTCATCTTCCACGCCCACTTCGGGCCGGTGTCCGCGGGCGCGGAGCCCGTGGGCGATGCGGCGCTGCACGAGCGGGTGCGGGAGCGGATGACACGCGAGAGCCGCGTTCTGCCGAGCGGTGATTCGCGGGGTGCAGCGGCGCTTGCGCGCCGTGCGCGGCTGCTCGTCACCAGCAGATACCACCCGGCGGTCTTCGCCGCCCCCGCGGGGGTGCCGATCGTCGGTCTCGCCGCCGACGACTACACGCGCATCAAGCTGGGCGGCGCACTCGGGCACTGGGGCCAGACGGGTGTCGTCGATCTCGACGACCTGGGCGGCGCAGCGGAACGCCTTCGCGAGCTGCACGCGCGGCGCGGGGAGATCGCCGAGGCGGCGTCGGCGCGGTTCGACGCGCACCGCGCCGACGCGGTGCGGTGGTGGGACACGGTCGCCGAGTCGCTGCAGTGA